aaattaatttgttttgagtaaattattttcttatggcaagtaattcttaaaaactcatggaatttgaatatttcaaaaaatatcaattctAGAAAACACATCCAACTAGCGTATAGACTAAACATACAAGCATTTTTAAGAATTCATAGACATTTTCTCTTGAAGAATTTGGAAGTAGCATgcctgaaaaaaatattaaacacattatttattggaaTGACTCTAACAATTCCTTCAGAATGAACTGATTACTAAAGCgtagttatataattatagttttcgttttttatatacctattttATTACCTTTAGCGTAGTAAACATGAGTCCCAATTCACCATGTTGCATAGCAGGTTCAAGAAAATCTTCAACAAAGTGAATCTCTGAACCCAATTGAAGGATGCGCGCGCGCACCACCACAAAGTGGAATACTGGAAATAGATCGTCCATACTCCAAAGATATTGGGCTCCTGAAATTAaatgttacaattatttatgaaaataggAGAACAGCGTTTGTGTGTTTGGGATAAGTGTATCAATCAATGCCAAgatatggtgtaatggttaatggcaattaaaaagagtggtgagagtttattgccagttcttctctcccgttctacgcccttgatttgagaactggcagtaaatgtaaaattagaagcattaatatttatttctttactgacatgtcataagtgtacattatgttacctatgtgattagattttttactttactttaagtctattatttgtttgcaagaaacatttcctttatagtaaaaaatatattttcagataCCCTCTAATAGTACATAGCTCtgcaaaatcatttaaattttcaataatatgaaaaataatccataaaaaataataaattagttaataaaaattagttacATTCGAAATCGTACCATAACATATTTTGCAGCTAAACTCAATTTGAATCATACCTAACTCCTGTTGTACAGCAACAGTCATCTTTTGGAAGGTGGATCTGATGACGAGCAGCTTCTCAATAGGAGAGAACGTGGTCTTGAGCTGCTGAAGAGTCTCTACAGCATCTTGGAACAGCTGCTCCTTCATCGGCGAGTAGGTGGGAGAATGGTGGGTGCTTTTTGCCCAGAATTTTCtggaaattataaatttttccgTTAATTGAAAACTGGTTTTATGAAGTCGTTTTCGtataaaaacagaaataatataGGTCAGTGTTGACAGAGCAGGCATCACAATtaatgcataaaaaataatattattagaaatatgttaaaaaaactaaaagaaaaaGGCTTTTTGACATATGGAACTACAGACAAAACATAGATAAGAAAACTTACTGATCAATCCCCAAAAAGGCCATAAGAGTGGTATCGGGTTGCTTATTCCACTTCATCAGCCTTCGCCAGTACAAATCGTCTTCCCGTTTATTGTGAAGCGCATACAAGACAAACAGTGCCGGGTGCACTCGCGGTAAGAGAGTGGGTTGGAGTAGGGAGGCCGCTGATACCACTTCACTACGAAAAAAATCCAGAATAAAACCTTTGTTAACTAATAGCTAACatggttataaaaaaacaagtgacTGACAAGTGGGTGACTTCCGTGCCGTCAAAAAGATagctttttgagtctaaggtgTGTCGGTTTCCTAATGATGCTTTCTTTAGCCGTATGAGCGAGCGTTAAATGCGcccatataaataaaaaaaagggtgcgtgtacttatgtacgcgcgtaagaagttatacttctttggcattattaaaaatagtttttgattgcatgcaaataattaattacaattaaataaacaaagactggaaaaggagtcattatagtcaataaagttcagtttacatttgaaaagttaaataaatcaatatttggtattattctcttacattaagtgtaacataaattctattattattcgaatgttgtttttaaattatgtccaatgccgtagcatcttccgtgggcaacttcattctgttaattttgtgtcacagtgcgcgcgcatcgtaaaatttcactctcatcaatttttcataacgcgcctaaagaagtataacttcaatgattggtgcacagccgttaTTCAAACGCAAAACCACAGGCGCATGCTCAAGCTACTAAGCTATCACTGCTGTAGGAGTAACTATAGATAagttataaaaagtttatgaatatatttaagaatgcgaccaagaaaatattattgattagATTATAAGTTAACATCATGTTCTTCCGTcatcttaataattaaatttcttacCGGCGTTAAACGACAACGCCGTTGACACTATaagtctttttaataaaatttatagcaatgtacaattattatcactagtaataaattaaaaggttCTATCAGATTTTACAGAAAAATTGCCAAAATTTTGccattgtttaaaacaaaaattgggTTCCGCTCATTAAttcattcaaattcaaaatcatttattcatttaggtaacacaatgtacacttatgaacgtgaataaagaaatacctattaaattctaaatgcttctaatgtTAAATTTACGTGTATTCTTCAATttcaatattgtaaacctCCTTCCTTGTCTCAAAGACTCCATTTGAGCACAGGAATAtcaaattgaaattgaaacaAATGATTTGACAGCTCTTGAAAACGGGTCTGAGACCGGGAAACCTTACCCCTCGATAGGATTTCCATCTTCCTCCCGCTCTTCGTACGGTAAAACAACATCAGTGCCCTCTCCAGGCAACGCCGGGAACAAAAGCTTAACAACTTGGTACAATCTCGTGGTAATACACTTTAGTTCTTTGATCGCATGGCTCAGTAGTAGGGGATGTACCCTGACACCACCGTAAGTCGTGTTAAAAGCATTTGTGACgtttaatactagctgaccgagAGGATGGTGGGTTGTTTCGCAGGCCtggaataatataatagaatgtcggataaaacaattataaaacgCTATTATTATCTGtactttaactaaaatatgatcattttatttaaaattggaatatttattatctgtatttacaGATTATATATGCAGGTTCTTCTAGTTTTCTATTGAATGTTAATTTCGTATTACTAATTATGTAAGAAAGTAGCATACAGAGTTATCTTTTTAATCATTATTGTGGTAAAGTCAAATCTTTATTGCATTCCTTATGTTCATACTTCGCAGgtgacattttataattttgttacaacTTATTGTAACGTGTTGTGAGAGGGcatgttttattatacttaattctattcatatacattttgaatcttgtaagtagttacattatttatttatttatttaggagCTAACTGtatgtcatttaaatttataatacaataaagacACAGTCTCGGGCATGACAGATGAGGTATGTTTTTAGTTATTTGGAAATTTTACCATCACGCGATTTATAACTATGGCCTTATGTCTAGAGTTTGATTATtagctaaataaaaaaatcaattacaaaagtaaaaataaagatacttacattttgtaaatacaGCTTTAACTCCGTATAGTCATAAAGGGTGAGGGTTTTTTGGCCAAAATGCGGTATGAGTTCTAAACAATCGACAGATTTTTCTAAATCCGACCCGTTTTTCTTCGGAGTCTGGATATGTTTCTGTGAACACGATATAGTCACGGCGACATTTTGCCATATCTTCACGTTATCGAAAGTGGGGCAAGGGCCATTGGTAAAATGATTTCCGGTTGGTGTTAGGATCGTTTCGGAAACGCCCAAACATTGGAAACACTGTCGGAATATCGCGTTCCATTTTTGATTTGGCGCAACGCTAAGTTTTCCGAAAGAGCTGGAATTggaaacataattttaatgctAGGGCACAGACTCATTCAGATAATGCTAACTAAAAAtgatatctatttatttttaaattgtgctCGATAAAACACTATGATTAATGCATTGATAAGACAGGAAATGACGCATTTTATGAGAAAGCGTTTTCTACTTAATTCTTTATCTACTACATAATGTATTATAAAGACAAGACGTTCACAGTTTAGGTTCACCactgaaaattatttcatcagtgaaattagtaataaataattagggctataaaattatttgaaaaaaaattataccacCAAATATTTGCCTATGACcagattttacattttttaagcGTGTTACCGACTTTTAAAGACAT
Above is a genomic segment from Pieris napi chromosome 7, ilPieNapi1.2, whole genome shotgun sequence containing:
- the LOC125051003 gene encoding alsin isoform X3, yielding MWSWKNGYTRSIYEGRWKDNVQNGYGIMKYACGDIYEGYFKDGHPHGHGVKKQGDFTSSSATIYTGEWVGGAKHGYGVMDDIGKGEKYLGNWSDNKKHGCGLIVTLDGIYYEGLFTQDILTGHGVMVFEDGTNYEGEFRAAGVFSGKGTLTFSSGDKIEGSLNGAWTEGVKISNGVMHLNVSNPAMPPNSKPNSFGKLSVAPNQKWNAIFRQCFQCLGVSETILTPTGNHFTNGPCPTFDNVKIWQNVAVTISCSQKHIQTPKKNGSDLEKSVDCLELIPHFGQKTLTLYDYTELKLYLQNACETTHHPLGQLVLNVTNAFNTTYGGVRVHPLLLSHAIKELKCITTRLYQVVKLLFPALPGEGTDVVLPYEEREEDGNPIEGEVVSAASLLQPTLLPRVHPALFVLYALHNKREDDLYWRRLMKWNKQPDTTLMAFLGIDQKFWAKSTHHSPTYSPMKEQLFQDAVETLQQLKTTFSPIEKLLVIRSTFQKMTVAVQQELGAQYLWSMDDLFPVFHFVVVRARILQLGSEIHFVEDFLEPAMQHGELGLMFTTLKACYFQILQEKMSMNS